One genomic window of Verrucomicrobiota bacterium includes the following:
- a CDS encoding GxxExxY protein, translated as MSPFNQEELPHAVMSACMEVHRELGPGLPQEAYLAALAQELRMRELFFDRDRPLQVFYKGALLDVQQKVDFVVEDSIVIDCQSDDSHGAADKRRLINSLRLGGYEVGFLVDFAVPDFRDGIKRVIVSGETPKVPWKEA; from the coding sequence ATGTCCCCCTTCAACCAAGAAGAACTTCCCCATGCGGTCATGAGTGCTTGCATGGAGGTCCATCGCGAGTTGGGCCCCGGGCTGCCGCAAGAGGCTTACCTGGCCGCTCTCGCGCAGGAGCTGCGGATGCGGGAATTGTTCTTTGATCGGGACCGACCACTCCAGGTCTTTTACAAAGGGGCCTTGCTCGATGTGCAGCAGAAAGTCGACTTCGTGGTGGAAGACTCCATCGTGATCGATTGCCAAAGTGACGACAGCCACGGGGCTGCCGACAAGCGTCGGCTCATCAATAGCCTGCGCCTCGGCGGCTACGAGGTAGGCTTTCTGGTGGACTTCGCAGTCCCCGACTTCCGCGATGGCATCAAGCGGGTCATCGTCTCGGGAGAAACGCCCAAGGTCCCCTGGAAGGAAGCCTGA
- a CDS encoding lysophospholipid acyltransferase family protein: protein MNWKDLRYRLEWTGVASLRFAIPKLPRAMALGLARGLGRLAYWIDARGRQTALENLRVIFGDRFDEKERRAIALESFQNFARNAVDLFWAGHLTRDNYEQFVEIQTDHMDAVEEGRETGAIWVTPHYGNFEWIAYMMGFRDFPFMIIAQDFKNPHLTQVIKECREGSGHEVIGQRRAMIKLLKHLKGRGQAAFLTDLTVKPSRAATIIRCFGRQTCVTLLHAVLAERSGLRVIPGMCFPQADGTYRIEGFAPLEFSEGESLQQIAQSCWDVFEAKILENPGPWIWMYKHWRYLPAEADPATYPAYANRSARFDALEKQIAES, encoded by the coding sequence ATGAATTGGAAAGACTTACGTTATCGATTGGAGTGGACGGGGGTGGCGAGTCTCCGCTTTGCCATTCCGAAGTTGCCGCGGGCTATGGCCTTGGGGCTGGCGCGGGGGTTGGGCCGCTTGGCTTACTGGATCGATGCGCGAGGTCGCCAAACGGCCTTGGAAAATCTGCGCGTGATTTTCGGCGATCGTTTTGACGAGAAAGAGCGCCGGGCTATCGCGCTCGAGAGCTTTCAAAACTTTGCCCGCAATGCCGTCGATCTTTTCTGGGCAGGGCATCTCACGCGGGACAATTACGAGCAATTTGTCGAGATCCAAACCGACCACATGGACGCAGTCGAAGAAGGGCGGGAGACGGGGGCCATCTGGGTCACACCGCATTACGGCAATTTTGAGTGGATCGCCTACATGATGGGCTTTCGTGACTTCCCCTTCATGATCATCGCGCAGGACTTCAAGAATCCTCATCTGACCCAGGTGATCAAGGAGTGCCGGGAGGGCAGCGGCCACGAAGTGATCGGCCAACGCCGCGCCATGATCAAACTCCTCAAGCATCTCAAAGGCCGGGGCCAAGCGGCCTTTTTGACCGACCTCACGGTCAAGCCCAGCCGGGCTGCCACCATCATTCGCTGCTTCGGTCGCCAAACCTGCGTCACCCTGCTGCACGCGGTCTTGGCCGAACGCAGTGGCCTGCGCGTCATTCCCGGCATGTGTTTTCCCCAAGCCGATGGCACCTACCGGATCGAGGGCTTTGCTCCGCTGGAATTCAGCGAGGGCGAGAGTCTCCAGCAAATCGCGCAGAGCTGCTGGGATGTCTTTGAGGCCAAGATCCTGGAGAACCCAGGGCCCTGGATTTGGATGTATAAGCATTGGCGCTATCTCCCGGCAGAAGCCGATCCGGCCACCTACCCGGCTTACGCCAACCGCAGTGCGCGCTTTGACGCCTTAGAAAAACAAATCGCGGAGAGCTGA
- a CDS encoding 4-hydroxy-3-methylbut-2-enyl diphosphate reductase, which produces MSQPPESSIIPAKKRLKKRVNVRRPDVMALVEDEVRDHYRSSIVERIRAHGGVLAIGNTTVRLAKQFGFCYGVERAIDLSYAARRVFPTNRIFLIGEIIHNPEVNRQLVEMGITSLDWENLTQEYEDLGEEDVVIVPAFGTSMPFMNKLQERGVYVIDTTCGDVMSVWKRVKNNAKGGYTSIIHGKKGHEETLATASRALGTDGTGHYLVLLTLAECDLVCDYIRNGGDKQAFLTRFAEAYSPGFDPDVHLVKVGLANQTTMLESETEEIQRRVKNAIVARYGQEEIADHYQSFDTICGATQERQDALYEMLREKMDLLLVVGGYNSSNTTHLVEIGEKELPSFFIRSASCLQSFERIVHYDLEQQTEVEAYSQKFNQLDRAMVVGITAGASCPNNLIEATVLRIFELRGIDREGVVAALPPVTS; this is translated from the coding sequence ATGTCTCAACCACCTGAATCGTCCATCATCCCAGCCAAGAAACGGCTGAAGAAGCGCGTCAACGTGCGCCGCCCGGATGTCATGGCCTTGGTGGAAGACGAAGTGCGGGACCACTATCGCAGCTCGATCGTAGAGCGCATCCGGGCTCACGGAGGCGTGCTCGCCATTGGCAACACCACCGTGCGCCTGGCCAAGCAATTTGGCTTTTGCTACGGGGTCGAACGCGCCATCGACCTCTCCTACGCCGCGCGGCGGGTCTTCCCGACCAATCGCATCTTCCTCATCGGTGAAATCATTCACAATCCCGAGGTCAATCGCCAGCTAGTCGAAATGGGCATCACCAGCCTCGACTGGGAAAACCTCACCCAGGAGTATGAAGACCTGGGAGAAGAAGACGTCGTCATCGTGCCCGCCTTCGGCACCTCCATGCCCTTCATGAACAAGCTCCAGGAGCGGGGAGTCTACGTCATCGACACCACTTGTGGCGACGTCATGAGCGTGTGGAAGCGAGTCAAAAACAACGCCAAGGGCGGCTACACCTCCATCATTCACGGAAAAAAAGGCCACGAGGAAACCCTCGCCACCGCCTCCCGCGCCCTGGGCACAGACGGCACCGGACACTACCTCGTGCTCTTGACCTTGGCAGAATGCGACCTCGTCTGCGACTACATCCGAAACGGCGGAGACAAACAAGCCTTCCTCACACGATTCGCCGAAGCCTACTCCCCCGGCTTCGATCCCGATGTCCACTTGGTCAAAGTGGGCCTCGCCAACCAGACCACCATGTTGGAATCGGAAACCGAAGAGATCCAACGCCGGGTCAAAAACGCCATCGTGGCTCGCTACGGCCAAGAAGAAATCGCAGACCACTACCAATCCTTTGACACCATCTGTGGTGCCACCCAAGAGCGCCAAGACGCCCTCTACGAAATGCTGCGGGAGAAAATGGACCTTCTTCTAGTGGTCGGCGGTTACAACAGCTCGAACACCACCCATCTCGTCGAAATCGGAGAAAAAGAACTGCCCTCTTTCTTCATTCGCAGCGCCTCCTGTCTCCAGTCCTTCGAACGGATCGTTCACTACGATCTCGAGCAGCAGACCGAAGTCGAAGCCTACTCCCAGAAGTTTAACCAACTCGATCGAGCCATGGTCGTCGGCATCACCGCGGGCGCCTCCTGCCCGAACAACTTGATCGAGGCCACCGTCCTACGAATTTTCGAACTTCGTGGAATCGATCGAGAAGGCGTCGTGGCCGCTCTGCCCCCGGTCACCTCCTAG
- a CDS encoding transposase produces MRTARILADQNQSSAVYHVISRVVDRQFVLGDEEREQFVRFMRMYARFCGVEILTYCAMSNHFHLLVEVPSSEGFTLSDEEILERCGHVYSDAALREIRWKLKELCPSQGEQALAEYRESLLYRMNSLSEFMKTLKQRFTQWFNKKHGRRGTLWEDRFKSVLVENREGATDAMAAYIDLNPVRAGMVEDPKDYRWCGYGEALGSGNEEALRGLARVVEARGASVRVDSSSSREERKREVLERKGQLRRHEWLLCRVRYFTDGVVIGSKGFVDGFFEARREKFGPKRKSGARKMRYGDFGGLCSLRDLQVQVIRS; encoded by the coding sequence ATGAGAACCGCCCGTATCCTCGCCGATCAGAATCAGTCTTCTGCTGTCTATCATGTGATTTCCCGGGTGGTGGATCGTCAGTTTGTCCTGGGAGACGAGGAACGGGAGCAGTTCGTTCGCTTTATGCGGATGTATGCCCGCTTCTGTGGGGTGGAGATCCTCACGTACTGCGCGATGAGCAATCACTTCCACCTTTTGGTGGAAGTGCCTTCTTCGGAGGGGTTTACGCTCTCCGATGAGGAGATTCTGGAGCGCTGTGGCCATGTCTACAGCGACGCAGCTCTCCGGGAGATTCGTTGGAAGCTCAAGGAGTTGTGTCCTTCTCAGGGAGAACAGGCCCTAGCCGAGTATCGGGAATCCTTGCTCTACCGGATGAACAGTCTCTCCGAGTTTATGAAGACGCTGAAGCAGCGCTTCACGCAGTGGTTCAATAAGAAGCACGGGAGACGAGGAACGCTTTGGGAGGATCGCTTCAAGAGTGTCTTGGTGGAGAATAGGGAAGGAGCTACCGACGCCATGGCGGCTTACATTGATCTTAATCCCGTGCGAGCAGGGATGGTGGAGGATCCCAAGGATTACCGCTGGTGTGGGTATGGGGAGGCTCTTGGGAGTGGGAACGAGGAGGCGCTGCGTGGACTTGCTAGGGTAGTGGAAGCTCGGGGGGCTTCAGTTCGGGTTGATAGTTCGAGTTCGAGGGAAGAGAGGAAGCGGGAGGTTTTGGAGAGGAAAGGGCAGCTAAGGCGACATGAGTGGTTGTTGTGCCGAGTGCGCTATTTCACCGACGGGGTGGTGATTGGGAGCAAGGGCTTTGTGGATGGGTTCTTCGAGGCCAGAAGAGAAAAGTTCGGACCTAAGCGCAAGAGTGGGGCGCGCAAGATGCGCTACGGAGACTTCGGTGGGCTTTGCTCGCTTAGGGACTTGCAGGTGCAGGTGATTCGCAGCTAA